In Symmachiella dynata, the following are encoded in one genomic region:
- a CDS encoding helicase-related protein, with protein MSFTVGTLVRARGREWVVLPESKEDFLVVRPLGGTDAEVAGIDTELETVAPASFDLPNPARLGDFQSCLMLRDAIRLGFRSSAGPFRSFGKIAVEPRPYQLVPLLMALKLDPIRLLIADDVGIGKTVESLLIARELLDRAEVQRMAVLCPPHLAEQWQDELQDKFHIEAELVLSNTARRLDRICGNRSVFDVFPYTIVSLDYIKSESRRDDFIRACPELVIVDEAHTCTSSAQPGRVSTRQQRHEVVKALAEKPDRHIVLVTATPHSGNEEGFRSLLGLLNPEFAELPTNLSGDGNRKHRERLARYFVQRRRGDIRHYLESDTSFPDRLEQEKSYKLGNSDYRKLFDRLLNYAREVVEDSEGMSGVRQRVRWWAALALLRALASSPAAAAATLRNKLQAISAESPEEVDEISRPLVFDDESDDSSETQDMVAGADITDLEADESSVNRERKRLLDMARAADKLEGDGDPKLLSIIPIVKALVSDGSRPILFCRFIATAEYVAEQLRQKLPKGVRVIAVTGQIPPAEREQRIAELREHDKYVLVCTDCLSEGINLQHLFDSVIHYDLSWNPTRHEQREGRVDRFGQPKPEVKVMTYYGTDNQIDGVVLEVLIDKHKRIRKATGVSVPVPTTSNAVLEALYEGLLLRRKDTQQQQLPFEDDEETKPMTTEFNDEWQNAADREKKSRSLFAQHTIKPDEVAKEVEQIQSAIGSSTDVENFVTSSVKAYRGVVGGRDGHFEFDLTESPRAVRESIRDNLTFAGRFELPVSDKEFYLSRTHPITEGLATYVMDSALDDGTAGVGPVPAARCGVIRTKAVKTRTTLLLLRLRYHIITTLGEEVSPLLAEDTQIVGFRSAPSTADWLDRADAESLLLAKPDENVTDDVARNFIQKVIDEFQHVRPRLDEIAEAHGKELLDAHQRVRTAARRTGVKYSIEPQLPPDVLGLYVYLPVMGGGA; from the coding sequence ATGAGTTTTACTGTTGGGACATTAGTAAGAGCGCGCGGCCGCGAATGGGTCGTGTTGCCGGAATCGAAAGAAGATTTCCTCGTTGTGCGGCCATTGGGTGGCACAGATGCAGAAGTCGCTGGCATCGACACGGAGCTTGAAACAGTCGCTCCGGCTAGTTTCGATTTGCCCAATCCGGCTCGCCTGGGAGATTTTCAATCCTGCCTCATGCTGCGAGATGCTATTCGCCTTGGTTTTCGCTCAAGTGCGGGGCCATTCCGGTCATTTGGCAAAATTGCCGTTGAACCTCGTCCCTATCAGCTCGTGCCACTACTCATGGCTCTCAAGCTCGACCCGATCCGCCTCCTGATTGCCGATGACGTCGGGATCGGAAAGACGGTTGAATCGTTGCTGATCGCTCGCGAATTGCTCGATCGCGCTGAAGTCCAGCGGATGGCTGTCCTTTGTCCCCCTCATCTTGCGGAACAGTGGCAGGACGAACTGCAAGACAAGTTTCACATCGAAGCCGAACTGGTACTGTCCAATACTGCTCGCCGGCTAGACCGTATTTGCGGTAACCGGTCCGTGTTCGACGTATTCCCTTACACCATCGTGTCGCTGGACTATATCAAAAGCGAATCCCGGCGTGACGACTTCATTCGAGCCTGCCCCGAACTGGTCATTGTGGACGAAGCTCATACCTGTACCTCATCTGCTCAGCCGGGACGAGTCAGCACACGGCAGCAGCGACACGAGGTCGTCAAGGCATTGGCCGAGAAACCAGATCGACACATCGTCCTGGTGACGGCGACACCTCACTCCGGCAATGAAGAAGGTTTCCGGTCGCTTCTCGGATTACTAAACCCGGAATTTGCCGAGCTGCCAACAAACCTTTCCGGTGACGGTAATCGTAAGCACAGAGAGCGACTCGCTCGTTACTTCGTCCAGCGCCGGCGCGGAGACATTCGCCATTATCTGGAATCGGATACTTCGTTCCCTGACCGGCTTGAACAGGAGAAATCCTACAAGCTCGGCAACTCAGACTATCGCAAGCTCTTCGACCGTCTGCTGAACTACGCCCGAGAAGTGGTTGAAGATTCCGAGGGCATGTCAGGCGTCCGGCAACGCGTTCGCTGGTGGGCAGCCTTGGCGCTTCTTCGAGCACTCGCCAGCAGTCCAGCCGCTGCCGCCGCAACACTCCGCAATAAGTTGCAGGCGATCTCTGCCGAATCCCCCGAAGAAGTTGATGAAATCAGTCGTCCGTTGGTGTTCGACGATGAATCCGACGACTCCAGTGAAACACAAGACATGGTGGCCGGTGCAGACATTACTGACCTAGAAGCCGACGAGTCTTCCGTCAACCGTGAACGGAAACGTTTGCTCGACATGGCACGAGCGGCTGACAAGCTGGAAGGCGATGGCGACCCCAAACTGCTCAGCATCATCCCCATCGTCAAGGCACTGGTCTCCGATGGCAGTCGCCCAATCTTGTTCTGCCGGTTTATTGCTACTGCAGAGTATGTGGCGGAACAGCTTCGTCAGAAGTTGCCCAAAGGCGTGCGAGTCATCGCTGTCACCGGGCAGATTCCTCCCGCCGAGCGTGAACAGCGTATCGCCGAATTACGCGAACATGACAAATACGTGCTTGTCTGCACCGACTGTCTGTCTGAAGGTATCAACCTTCAGCACCTGTTCGATTCGGTCATTCACTACGACCTGAGCTGGAATCCAACCCGACACGAACAACGTGAAGGTCGTGTCGATCGATTTGGTCAGCCAAAACCGGAAGTCAAAGTGATGACCTACTACGGCACTGATAACCAGATCGACGGCGTGGTCCTGGAAGTGCTGATTGATAAGCACAAACGAATCCGCAAAGCGACCGGCGTTTCCGTCCCCGTACCCACCACTAGCAACGCGGTGCTGGAGGCGTTGTACGAAGGTCTGCTACTTCGCCGTAAAGACACTCAACAGCAGCAACTGCCGTTTGAAGACGACGAAGAAACCAAACCGATGACAACGGAGTTCAATGACGAGTGGCAGAACGCCGCCGATAGAGAAAAGAAAAGCCGCTCGCTGTTCGCACAGCACACCATCAAGCCAGATGAAGTTGCCAAGGAAGTTGAACAGATTCAATCTGCGATCGGATCGTCCACCGACGTCGAGAATTTTGTCACATCCAGCGTGAAGGCATATCGCGGCGTGGTCGGCGGCCGTGACGGTCACTTTGAATTCGATCTTACCGAATCGCCTCGGGCTGTCCGCGAATCCATCCGCGACAATCTCACGTTTGCCGGCCGGTTTGAGTTGCCCGTTTCCGACAAGGAATTTTATCTCTCACGAACGCATCCCATCACCGAAGGACTTGCCACCTACGTGATGGACTCGGCCTTGGATGATGGCACAGCTGGCGTCGGTCCGGTCCCAGCGGCTCGTTGCGGTGTCATCCGCACCAAAGCCGTGAAGACTCGCACCACACTGCTGTTGCTCCGCCTACGGTATCACATCATCACCACTCTAGGCGAAGAGGTCAGTCCGTTGCTTGCCGAAGACACGCAAATCGTCGGTTTCCGCAGCGCTCCGTCGACGGCGGATTGGTTGGATCGAGCCGATGCCGAATCGTTGTTACTCGCCAAGCCTGATGAAAACGTCACCGATGATGTCGCCCGCAACTTTATTCAAAAGGTGATCGACGAGTTTCAGCACGTCCGCCCACGACTCGATGAAATCGCCGAAGCCCACGGTAAAGAACTGCTGGACGCTCATCAACGAGTCCGCACTGCCGCGCGTCGCACCGGTGTGAAGTACAGCATCGAGCCGCAACTGCCCCCCGATGTTTTGGGGCTCTACGTTTATCTGCCAGTCATGGGAGGTGGAGCATGA
- a CDS encoding ATP-dependent helicase, with the protein MSAVSISKTFSASTKKLSTPDRGRVLDFLTKFMEDPGSPGLNFETIQGAKDSSMKSARITQDLRTILHQSDGMLTLLYAGHHEDAYRWAEHRRIENHPVTGTLQIVETTEGVQEAIKASQPYYEAPKIFADYDDEYLLSLGVPEDWLTITRQIQNDDQLLTVCQKLPEEVAESLLTLSTGELVTPPKPVSPTTPVEQNPDNLRRFWVVQDAAELASILDRPIEDWVRFLHPSQRLLVSKDYNGPAKVSGAAGTGKTVVGMHRARRLAAEGKRVLLTSYVTTLCRNIEHNIHVLCAGAQQEFDASVESRITVSTVHKQALALAKASIPKIHPVDADKIEALIKRHHGHGGYLFDTGFLSHEWSGVIEPQGISTWDEYRDAVRTGRGKPLTIKQRKDCWKVFERVWSDLTAAHAYPWSGICRVAREALQDGTVESPFDAVIVDEVQDLQPQELQLLSALSATNPGDLMVLGDAGQRIYPGGFSLKKLGIDIRGRSHILRINYRTTEQIRRFADRMLAGASDDFNEGTEDRRSQSLLNGPLPTIKQFANQSEQEAFVLSQIQSLQTQGISPREIAIFARSGKYLKPLRSVFHDAGLDINDLSDNEDLSETGGINLGTMHRAKGLEFKAVFIVDCNHNVVPHSYTLGKLRDQGDYDAAYERERQLLYVAITRARDEVFVTSVGKPSEFLKQIDNSAGTSS; encoded by the coding sequence ATGAGTGCAGTCAGCATCTCCAAGACCTTTTCCGCATCAACTAAAAAGCTCAGCACGCCTGACCGTGGCCGGGTATTGGACTTCCTGACGAAGTTCATGGAAGACCCCGGCAGTCCTGGATTGAACTTCGAGACGATACAGGGGGCCAAAGATTCCAGCATGAAGTCGGCGCGAATCACACAGGACTTGCGCACCATCCTGCATCAAAGCGACGGCATGCTGACGCTGTTATACGCGGGACATCACGAGGATGCTTACCGTTGGGCGGAGCATCGCCGAATTGAAAATCACCCGGTGACCGGGACGCTACAAATTGTCGAGACCACGGAGGGCGTGCAAGAAGCGATCAAAGCCTCTCAGCCGTACTACGAAGCTCCAAAAATATTCGCCGACTACGACGACGAGTACCTGTTGAGTCTGGGCGTCCCGGAAGACTGGCTCACAATCACCCGGCAGATTCAAAACGACGATCAACTGCTGACGGTTTGCCAAAAACTACCCGAAGAAGTGGCGGAAAGCCTGCTGACGCTATCCACTGGCGAACTGGTCACACCGCCAAAGCCAGTTTCTCCAACAACGCCGGTCGAACAGAACCCTGATAACTTGCGACGGTTTTGGGTCGTACAGGATGCTGCCGAGTTGGCTAGTATCCTTGATCGTCCTATCGAAGACTGGGTCCGCTTTCTCCATCCGTCACAGCGATTGCTAGTCAGCAAGGACTACAACGGACCGGCGAAGGTTTCCGGGGCGGCAGGCACCGGCAAAACCGTCGTAGGAATGCACCGAGCACGTCGTTTGGCAGCGGAGGGCAAGCGAGTGCTGTTGACGTCCTACGTCACAACGCTGTGCCGGAACATTGAACACAACATTCATGTCCTTTGCGCTGGAGCCCAGCAGGAATTCGATGCTTCGGTTGAAAGCCGTATCACGGTCAGCACGGTCCATAAGCAGGCACTCGCCCTTGCCAAAGCGTCCATCCCCAAAATTCACCCGGTTGATGCTGACAAGATCGAAGCATTGATCAAACGGCACCATGGACACGGCGGTTATCTATTCGATACAGGATTCCTGTCGCACGAATGGTCGGGTGTAATCGAGCCGCAGGGAATTTCTACCTGGGATGAGTATCGGGACGCAGTGCGCACCGGTCGTGGCAAGCCACTGACGATCAAGCAACGCAAAGATTGCTGGAAAGTTTTTGAACGCGTGTGGAGCGACCTGACCGCAGCCCATGCCTATCCATGGTCGGGGATTTGCCGCGTCGCCCGCGAAGCACTTCAGGATGGAACGGTTGAGAGTCCCTTCGACGCTGTCATCGTTGACGAAGTTCAGGATTTACAGCCGCAGGAACTGCAACTGCTCAGCGCTTTGTCAGCCACGAATCCCGGAGACCTGATGGTGCTGGGCGACGCTGGCCAGCGAATCTATCCCGGTGGGTTCAGCCTGAAGAAACTGGGCATCGACATTCGAGGCCGCTCACACATCCTGCGGATCAACTATCGGACCACGGAGCAAATTCGACGCTTCGCCGATCGCATGCTGGCCGGTGCTTCCGACGATTTTAACGAAGGGACAGAGGATCGCCGATCACAAAGTCTCTTGAATGGGCCGTTACCGACAATCAAGCAGTTTGCCAATCAGTCAGAACAGGAAGCCTTCGTCCTGAGTCAGATTCAGTCATTGCAGACGCAGGGAATCTCTCCGAGAGAGATCGCCATCTTCGCTCGCTCGGGCAAGTACCTGAAACCGTTGCGTAGCGTGTTCCATGACGCCGGCTTGGACATCAATGATCTCAGCGACAACGAAGACCTCAGCGAAACAGGCGGCATCAATCTTGGCACCATGCACCGTGCGAAGGGGCTGGAATTCAAAGCCGTCTTTATTGTTGACTGCAATCACAACGTCGTCCCGCATTCGTACACACTCGGCAAACTCCGTGATCAGGGAGACTACGACGCTGCCTACGAACGCGAACGGCAGTTGCTGTACGTCGCAATCACACGTGCTCGCGACGAAGTGTTCGTGACGTCGGTTGGGAAGCCATCCGAATTTCTGAAACAAATAGATAACAGTGCGGGAACCAGTTCATGA